In Hallerella porci, the sequence CGTGAGCGCACGATTGAATGCAGCAGTTTATCTAAAACGTATTCGATTACGGGCTGGCGCTTAGGTTACATCTTAGCTGCTGAACCCATTATGGAGCGCATCAAAAAAGTTCACGATTTTACAGTTGTTGGAGCCGCATCGCCTTTGCAAGAAGTCGCAGTGACCGCAATGAATTTTGGCGATGAATATTACCGCGATTTGCAAATGCATTACACACACATGAAAACATTATTCACCGATGGACTTCGGAATTTAGGTTTTAAATTTTCAGAACCGCAAGGCACTTACTTTGTCATGATGGACATTTCGGAATTTGCAAAAAACGGAATTATCGATGACAACAAATTCTGCATAGACATGGCACAAAAAGTGGGCGTTGCCGCAGTTCCCGGCAGCAGTTTTTTCCGCGAAAATGTCAACAACTTAATTCGTTTTCACTTTGCGAAAAAAGACGAAACTATTATCGAAGCGCTGAACCGTTTAGAAAATTTGAAAAAGAAATGATTTAGTTGGCGAGATTCAAAGGCAAATTTTTTTCGCATTTTCCGCTTTCTATTCCGAAATTTTGTGATTTTCACAGTTTTTCGGAATAATATGTTCCCCAAAAACTTTTGCTCTGAGAGAATTTTTCGATTCGCAAAATAAATTGCTTTAAAAGATCACTTTTTCGAGTTTCAAAAGTTCAATTTTATTGGGAATGCCACCGCTGTAGCCGACGATTTTTTGATTGGAACCGATAACGCGATGACAAGGAATGATAATGCAAATGAGATTGCTTCCGACTGCGTTCCCGACGGCGCGAGCAGACATTTTGGGAATGCGTTTTTCCTTTGCGATTTTGTCTGCGATTTCTTGATAGCTGAGAGTTTTCCCAAAGGGAATTTTGAGCATGATGTCGATGACTAATTTTCGAAACGCGGTCAAGTTTTCGATTTTAAAAGCGGGTGTAAAATTCGGCGATTTTCCGCTGAAATAAATATCTAACCAACGACAAGTTTCTTCAAAAATCGGAAGCGATTTTTCTTCGATGTTGGAATCGAATGAAATCATTTTTGAGCCTTCGAAGAAAAGTCCGGTTAAAAATTCCCCGTCGCTCGTCAAATAAATATCCGAAAAATTTTCGGGAGTTTTATAGAACCATTTGTATTTCATTTGACTTTTTCAGTTTTTAATTTTTCTGCGGGATCCGTTAATTCGGGGATTGCGCCGCCTGCGATTGCCCATAAATAAAGGCTTGCCACGGTTCCATACGGTGAATATCTTTTGCGATATTTTTCAAATTTTACTTTGTCGATTTTACGATGTCTGTAAAGCATTCGCATGCCGCGTAAAATGGCTAAGTCGCCGAAGCTTACAATGTTTGAGCGCTGCATACAAAATGTCATAATCATTTCCGCAGTCCAAACGCCGACGCCTTTTAACGAGGATAATTCTTTGACAACTTCTTCGTCGGATTTTTCGTTAATTTTTTCTAAATCAAAAATGCCGTCGTTTACTTTTTTTGCAAAATCTAAAATGTATTCCGCTTTTTTAAAAGTCATTCCAAACGATTGCAATTTTTTTGGCGATAAATCAGAAATATTTTTTGCATTCACCATTTTGAGTGAATCGTTCAAGCGCTTCCAAATTGTCGCTTGCGCTTTCGTTGAAATTTGTTGTGCGATAATCTGATGCACAACTGCCGAAAATAAATCCGAATCCACTTCGCGTTCCACATGCCCGATTTTTTCAATCGCAAAAGCAAGGCGTTTGTCTTTTGCTTTTAAAAATTCAATTTCTTTGTTGCCGTACTGAAAAAACATTTTCAATTTGATTTTATTTCGGGAGTCCACACAAAATTTTGGGGAGAAAGTTTTTCTTCTCCCGAAAAACGATAAGCGGTTAAAAGTCCATTTCCTTTAAACGATGCAACGCTGTAATCTAAG encodes:
- a CDS encoding DNA-3-methyladenine glycosylase family protein, with the protein product MFFQYGNKEIEFLKAKDKRLAFAIEKIGHVEREVDSDLFSAVVHQIIAQQISTKAQATIWKRLNDSLKMVNAKNISDLSPKKLQSFGMTFKKAEYILDFAKKVNDGIFDLEKINEKSDEEVVKELSSLKGVGVWTAEMIMTFCMQRSNIVSFGDLAILRGMRMLYRHRKIDKVKFEKYRKRYSPYGTVASLYLWAIAGGAIPELTDPAEKLKTEKVK
- a CDS encoding methylated-DNA--[protein]-cysteine S-methyltransferase is translated as MKYKWFYKTPENFSDIYLTSDGEFLTGLFFEGSKMISFDSNIEEKSLPIFEETCRWLDIYFSGKSPNFTPAFKIENLTAFRKLVIDIMLKIPFGKTLSYQEIADKIAKEKRIPKMSARAVGNAVGSNLICIIIPCHRVIGSNQKIVGYSGGIPNKIELLKLEKVIF